In Deltaproteobacteria bacterium, the following proteins share a genomic window:
- a CDS encoding site-specific DNA-methyltransferase, translated as MKLKSQTLKTSKAQILSIGKGTIIQDDCLNVLAQFDENSIHAIVTDPPYGIKEYEESELQKLSSGRGGVWRIPPSFDGHIRSPLPRFTALNDREKNKLVTFFSEWAKAISRVLRPGGHIFIATNSFIAPMLYQSLSKGELEFRGQVIRIVRTLRGGDRPKNAEEEFPGVSSMPRGCYEPWGLFRKPLLAGMTVSDCLREFETGGIRRYANEKPFEDLIFSERTPRAEREIAEHPSLKPQSFLRQIVYTALPLGKGKILDPFMGSGSTIAAANALELESIGIERHLDYFQLACRAIPKLASVAVEEIEDRIGTGQQSLFLNETNLIENNSTNKHIFNYAGAR; from the coding sequence ATGAAATTAAAGAGTCAAACGCTTAAAACATCTAAAGCTCAGATCCTTTCAATCGGAAAGGGAACGATTATTCAAGATGATTGTCTTAATGTACTGGCACAGTTTGATGAAAATTCTATTCATGCGATTGTTACAGACCCTCCATATGGAATAAAAGAATACGAAGAATCTGAGCTTCAAAAGTTGTCAAGTGGCAGAGGTGGTGTATGGCGCATACCACCTTCTTTTGATGGGCATATAAGATCGCCGCTCCCTAGATTTACTGCACTTAATGACAGAGAAAAAAACAAGTTGGTCACTTTTTTTTCTGAATGGGCGAAAGCCATTTCGCGAGTGTTAAGACCAGGCGGCCATATTTTTATTGCAACAAACTCCTTTATTGCTCCAATGCTCTATCAGTCCTTATCGAAGGGGGAACTTGAATTCAGGGGACAGGTGATACGCATTGTGAGAACATTACGAGGTGGAGATCGGCCTAAAAATGCCGAGGAGGAATTTCCTGGTGTTTCTTCAATGCCACGTGGTTGTTATGAACCGTGGGGGTTGTTTAGAAAGCCATTATTGGCAGGTATGACTGTGAGCGATTGTCTGAGAGAATTTGAAACTGGGGGAATACGAAGATATGCTAATGAAAAACCCTTTGAAGATTTAATCTTTAGTGAACGCACTCCCCGTGCTGAAAGAGAAATAGCAGAACACCCGAGCCTAAAACCTCAATCTTTCCTAAGGCAAATTGTTTATACTGCTCTGCCTCTTGGAAAAGGGAAAATACTAGATCCGTTTATGGGATCAGGGTCCACGATTGCTGCTGCCAATGCACTAGAACTTGAATCCATTGGAATCGAACGGCATCTTGATTATTTCCAACTAGCATGTAGGGCAATTCCAAAACTAGCCAGTGTTGCCGTTGAAGAAATAGAGGACAGAATTGGTACAGGTCAACAAAGTTTATTTCTCAATGAGACCAACTTAATTGAAAACAACTCTACCAATAAGCATATATTTAATTACGCGGGAGCACGATAA
- a CDS encoding recombinase family protein, whose product MNAIILARVSTKEQEEGHSIDAQVARLHEYCQRKQHKVLKVCRVIESSTQGERKEFQKVINFANAQKETVAIVIDAVDRFQRRFKETVDLDGQLRSGKIELHFNRENLIINRNSTGTQHLMWNMSVLMSNSYILNLSDNVKRSLNHKVKNGEWIGKAPLGYMNEPDPVTGKRKIVLEPEKSFQVRRVFEEYGTGGKSIREVAALAKKWGLTGYKGRPLTTSLVHALIQNPFYYGAMRVKGEVFPAIHEPLISQELFDRCQEIRLGWKKKPFKYSDKPFGASSNAPTVVAPSPAI is encoded by the coding sequence ATGAACGCCATCATTCTCGCCCGCGTATCCACAAAAGAACAAGAAGAAGGCCACAGCATCGATGCCCAGGTTGCGCGATTGCATGAATATTGCCAGCGAAAACAACACAAGGTACTCAAGGTCTGTCGCGTGATCGAATCCTCCACTCAGGGAGAGCGCAAGGAATTCCAGAAAGTCATCAACTTTGCCAATGCACAAAAGGAAACGGTCGCGATTGTCATTGATGCGGTGGACCGCTTTCAGCGACGATTCAAGGAAACAGTGGATCTCGATGGCCAGCTTCGCTCCGGTAAAATCGAGCTCCACTTCAACCGCGAGAATCTCATCATCAACCGCAACTCCACGGGCACACAGCATCTCATGTGGAACATGTCGGTGCTCATGTCCAATTCCTACATTCTGAATCTGAGTGATAACGTGAAGCGCAGCCTCAATCACAAAGTCAAAAACGGCGAATGGATCGGTAAGGCGCCACTGGGTTACATGAATGAACCCGATCCCGTTACCGGTAAAAGAAAAATTGTTCTGGAACCGGAAAAATCCTTCCAGGTTCGGCGAGTGTTCGAAGAATACGGCACCGGTGGCAAATCAATCCGCGAGGTGGCGGCCCTTGCCAAAAAATGGGGGCTCACTGGTTACAAGGGACGGCCACTCACGACAAGCCTTGTTCACGCGCTCATTCAGAACCCCTTTTACTACGGTGCCATGCGGGTAAAGGGGGAAGTATTCCCCGCCATCCACGAGCCGCTTATTTCTCAGGAGCTTTTCGACCGCTGTCAGGAGATTCGGCTTGGCTGGAAGAAAAAACCGTTCAAATATTCCGACAAGCCCTTCGGGGCCTCATCAAATGCGCCCACTGTGGTTGCACCATCACCAGCGATTTGA
- a CDS encoding MFS transporter — MMNCRIDPAREMARGQLAWLLVSSGVSDLGDWLSLVALMVLGYERTGSAFGMSTILLVRSLPTLLCGVVAGRAADRYCRRRIMVVANAVRSLGISVLFFTQAMPVVYVVTGVVAAAGVFFRPALDAAVPNCVAPERLLRVNAWLGAGRMAAMVLGPAVASFCIAAFGVGTTFLLDGISFACFGLVLALIRFPSRRASVGASAAQGMAKCGAGWRAWCANRVVLDFLVMSAVAFAAMGALGTLELVFCVRVLHVDAHTYGGLVAVAGCGAVVTTLLLRRLAPQRAAIWYSVGIALFGAGILGFSLQTVLWATLPFLLLEGAGEAMWNVAGRTAIQLQIDDVQRGWAMSICNMVERSGILFGMILAGVLAERVAVQSLLTAAGIVVLLMCVWRLGFRMRA; from the coding sequence ATGATGAATTGTCGCATCGATCCGGCTCGCGAAATGGCCCGGGGGCAGTTGGCGTGGCTGTTGGTGAGTAGTGGGGTGTCGGATTTGGGGGATTGGTTGTCGCTCGTGGCGTTGATGGTTCTTGGTTACGAGCGGACGGGGTCGGCGTTTGGGATGAGTACGATTCTGTTGGTCCGTTCGCTGCCGACATTGCTCTGCGGGGTCGTGGCCGGTCGGGCGGCGGATCGGTATTGTCGGCGGCGCATTATGGTAGTGGCCAACGCCGTGCGCAGTCTTGGGATCAGTGTCCTCTTTTTTACGCAAGCGATGCCGGTGGTGTATGTCGTGACTGGCGTGGTGGCGGCGGCCGGGGTGTTTTTTCGGCCGGCGCTGGACGCGGCGGTACCGAACTGCGTGGCGCCGGAGCGGCTGCTGCGCGTGAATGCGTGGTTGGGGGCGGGGCGGATGGCGGCGATGGTGCTGGGGCCGGCAGTTGCGTCGTTCTGTATTGCGGCGTTTGGTGTGGGGACGACGTTTCTGTTGGATGGGATTTCGTTCGCATGTTTCGGGCTCGTGCTTGCGCTGATCCGCTTTCCGTCGCGGCGCGCGTCGGTCGGTGCAAGTGCGGCGCAGGGAATGGCGAAATGTGGGGCGGGGTGGCGAGCGTGGTGCGCGAATCGAGTTGTCTTGGATTTCCTCGTGATGTCGGCCGTGGCGTTTGCGGCGATGGGGGCGTTGGGGACACTGGAGTTGGTTTTCTGTGTGCGCGTGCTGCACGTCGATGCGCATACGTATGGTGGCTTAGTGGCCGTTGCCGGATGCGGCGCGGTCGTGACGACGCTGCTGTTGCGGCGACTGGCGCCGCAGCGGGCCGCGATCTGGTACTCGGTGGGCATCGCGTTGTTTGGGGCAGGCATCCTCGGCTTCAGTCTGCAGACCGTGTTGTGGGCGACATTGCCGTTTCTGCTGTTGGAAGGGGCCGGAGAGGCCATGTGGAATGTGGCCGGGCGGACGGCGATACAATTGCAGATCGACGACGTGCAGCGCGGATGGGCGATGTCGATCTGCAATATGGTGGAGCGGAGCGGCATTTTGTTCGGGATGATACTCGCGGGCGTGTTGGCTGAACGAGTGGCCGTGCAGTCGCTGTTGACGGCAGCGGGGATCGTGGTGCTGCTGATGTGTGTTTGGCGTCTGGGGTTTCGCATGCGCGCGTGA
- a CDS encoding DEAD/DEAH box helicase — MPHSLPTEHAVPTTQQTFAELGVSGPILSCLDNVNFVHPTPIQAAVIPTALQGKDVIGCAQTGTGKTAAFAIPLAERLGHGDHVRGLILCPTRELAMQTQAFLELFGENHHLTSVVLIGGVKIGPQLRALQQRPDIVVATPGRLFDHLERKSVRLERVTELVFDEADRMLDMGFLPQIEAIMRHVPKTRHTMMFSATMPSSVERMAHRYLHEPQKIMIAPSGTAAAGIEHRLYLVDPLHKLKAMVALLNEVPGSTLVFVRMRNDVDWMARALSVQAGVTAERMHADRNQNEREAALAAFREGNVRVLVATDLAARGLDVPEIAHVVQYDLPEQAEDYIHRAGRTARFASKGIASAIATWMDKVKIGDIERLLGNPLPRCTLSTIPAWIDAPAKSIARLRPRMRRR, encoded by the coding sequence ATGCCTCATTCCTTGCCCACGGAGCACGCGGTTCCGACGACGCAGCAGACCTTTGCGGAATTGGGGGTCTCCGGGCCGATCTTGAGTTGTCTCGACAATGTGAATTTCGTCCATCCGACGCCGATTCAGGCGGCCGTGATTCCGACCGCGTTGCAAGGAAAGGACGTGATCGGTTGCGCGCAGACGGGGACGGGAAAAACGGCTGCATTCGCGATTCCGCTGGCGGAGCGGTTAGGCCACGGCGATCATGTGCGCGGATTAATTCTCTGTCCGACGCGTGAATTGGCCATGCAGACGCAGGCGTTCTTGGAGTTGTTCGGGGAAAATCATCACCTGACGTCCGTGGTCTTGATCGGTGGCGTCAAGATCGGCCCGCAGCTGCGGGCCTTGCAACAGCGGCCCGATATTGTCGTCGCGACGCCGGGCCGCTTGTTTGATCACTTGGAGCGGAAGTCGGTGCGGTTGGAGCGCGTCACGGAGTTGGTGTTCGACGAAGCGGATCGGATGCTCGACATGGGATTCCTGCCGCAAATCGAAGCGATCATGCGGCATGTGCCGAAGACGCGGCACACGATGATGTTTTCGGCCACGATGCCGTCGTCGGTGGAGCGGATGGCGCATCGGTATTTGCACGAGCCGCAAAAGATCATGATCGCGCCGTCCGGCACGGCGGCGGCGGGAATTGAACATCGGCTCTATTTGGTCGATCCGCTGCACAAGTTGAAGGCCATGGTCGCGCTGCTGAATGAAGTGCCGGGGAGCACGCTCGTTTTTGTGCGGATGCGGAACGATGTCGATTGGATGGCGCGGGCGCTCAGTGTGCAAGCCGGAGTGACGGCGGAGCGCATGCACGCCGATCGGAATCAGAACGAACGCGAGGCGGCGTTGGCCGCGTTCCGCGAAGGCAACGTGCGCGTCTTGGTGGCCACGGATTTGGCTGCGCGCGGGCTCGATGTGCCGGAGATCGCGCATGTCGTGCAGTACGACTTGCCGGAGCAAGCGGAGGATTACATTCACCGCGCCGGTCGCACGGCGCGTTTCGCGTCGAAAGGAATTGCGTCGGCGATTGCCACGTGGATGGATAAAGTGAAGATCGGGGACATTGAGCGGCTGTTGGGCAATCCGCTGCCGCGTTGTACATTGTCGACGATTCCCGCCTGGATCGACGCCCCGGCCAAGTCGATCGCGCGTCTCCGGCCGCGGATGCGTCGTCGCTAA
- a CDS encoding DMT family transporter, whose product MSDFFLLALFQLFWASSYTAMKLALGEMPLGLVLIFRYGMAALVLWPLALRSGGGWRFSIRDAAIIVLVGVLDFALSPFLQLRAVQLTFTSDVAVLVAFEPMLTALLAVMVLRERLARPTLVAFAVATLGMLLMSDLAFTTDGLSGGLRLYGNVLFLLSLCCEALYSVSSRFLSQQHSPYRLSCLMMSAGAVANLLAHHDALTHAQVAAIGPTGWGMVLFLALGCSALGYAGWCVLLRRMPVNQITLSLFLQPIFGGLVSYVVLREVPSVRTFSGAALIFATLLAWLLWHLRSRRNERIYATETARRAKSGC is encoded by the coding sequence ATGAGCGATTTCTTTTTGTTAGCCCTCTTTCAATTGTTCTGGGCGTCGTCGTACACGGCGATGAAACTGGCGCTCGGCGAAATGCCGTTGGGGCTGGTGCTGATCTTTCGTTACGGGATGGCCGCGTTGGTGTTGTGGCCGCTGGCGCTGCGGAGCGGCGGCGGGTGGCGGTTTTCAATCCGCGATGCAGCTATCATCGTGCTCGTCGGCGTGCTCGATTTCGCGCTGTCGCCGTTTCTGCAATTGCGCGCGGTGCAGCTCACGTTCACCAGCGATGTGGCAGTGCTGGTGGCGTTCGAACCGATGTTGACGGCGTTGCTTGCGGTCATGGTGCTGCGCGAACGGTTGGCGCGGCCCACGTTAGTGGCGTTTGCGGTGGCCACATTGGGGATGTTGTTGATGTCGGACTTAGCATTCACGACGGACGGGCTCTCGGGTGGCCTGCGCTTGTATGGCAACGTGCTCTTTCTGCTCAGCCTCTGTTGCGAAGCGCTTTATTCGGTGTCGAGCCGTTTTCTGAGTCAGCAACATTCGCCGTATCGACTCTCGTGTCTGATGATGTCGGCGGGAGCGGTGGCGAATCTGTTGGCGCACCACGACGCGTTGACGCATGCGCAGGTGGCGGCGATTGGGCCGACCGGGTGGGGGATGGTGCTCTTCTTGGCGCTCGGCTGTTCGGCGCTCGGCTATGCCGGTTGGTGTGTGTTGTTGCGGCGGATGCCGGTCAATCAGATTACGTTGTCGTTATTCCTGCAGCCAATTTTCGGCGGACTCGTCTCGTATGTTGTGCTACGAGAAGTGCCGAGCGTGCGCACGTTCAGCGGTGCGGCGCTGATTTTCGCCACGCTGCTGGCGTGGCTGCTGTGGCATCTGCGAAGTCGAAGAAACGAGCGGATCTATGCAACCGAAACGGCGCGTCGTGCGAAGAGCGGCTGCTGA
- the serB gene encoding phosphoserine phosphatase SerB, translated as MQPKRRVVRRAAADIVLVTVQGPDGPGITAALTEVIAKFPSARLLDIEQTVVHRKLLLSLLLGFDGAVEHGAVLKELLFAAQGLGVQLSFDVFDPRWMQPAVDYQYAVTCLGAEVGAVPLSRIARALAARRVNIDKIGKLTVQNLSCVELLVHADRALDHRQLSRELLGLATALEIDIAVQPADWLRRAKRLIALDMDSTLIQTEVIDELGREAGVERKMQAITTRAMQGRVPFREALAERVRLLRGVRVAALDRVYRRIRLMPGAERLIRVLKHLGFRTALISGGFTYFTERLQHRLGFDYAFANTLELRNGALTGRVLGEIVDGERKALLLTTIAQGEGIALDQVVALGDGANDLPMLARAGLGIAFHAHERVRRQAAHGISARHGLDTILYLLGISDKDLAGLKI; from the coding sequence ATGCAACCGAAACGGCGCGTCGTGCGAAGAGCGGCTGCTGATATCGTGTTGGTCACGGTGCAAGGGCCGGATGGTCCGGGCATTACGGCCGCATTGACTGAAGTGATCGCGAAATTTCCGAGCGCGCGGCTGCTCGACATCGAGCAAACGGTGGTGCATCGGAAATTGTTGCTCAGTTTGTTACTGGGATTTGATGGGGCTGTCGAACATGGCGCCGTGCTGAAGGAGTTGCTGTTCGCGGCGCAGGGGCTGGGCGTGCAGTTATCGTTCGATGTCTTCGATCCGCGTTGGATGCAGCCGGCAGTCGATTATCAATACGCCGTGACGTGTCTTGGGGCTGAAGTGGGGGCCGTCCCGCTGTCGCGCATTGCGCGGGCGTTGGCGGCGCGTCGTGTGAACATCGACAAGATCGGCAAACTCACGGTGCAAAATTTGAGTTGTGTCGAACTGCTGGTGCACGCCGATCGCGCGTTGGATCATCGGCAATTGAGTCGGGAGTTGTTGGGATTGGCGACGGCGCTGGAAATCGATATCGCGGTGCAGCCGGCCGATTGGTTGCGGCGCGCGAAGCGTTTGATCGCGCTCGATATGGATTCGACGCTCATTCAAACGGAAGTGATCGACGAACTAGGGCGCGAAGCGGGCGTGGAGCGGAAGATGCAAGCGATCACGACGCGCGCGATGCAAGGGCGGGTGCCGTTCCGCGAAGCGCTGGCCGAACGAGTGCGCTTGTTGCGTGGGGTGCGGGTCGCGGCGCTGGATCGCGTGTATCGCCGCATTCGGCTGATGCCGGGTGCGGAGCGACTGATCCGCGTGCTCAAACATCTCGGGTTTCGCACCGCGTTGATTAGTGGTGGGTTCACGTATTTCACGGAGCGACTGCAACATCGTTTAGGTTTCGATTATGCGTTCGCCAATACGTTGGAACTGCGGAACGGGGCGTTAACTGGGCGCGTGTTGGGGGAAATCGTCGATGGCGAGCGGAAGGCGTTGTTGCTCACGACGATCGCCCAAGGCGAGGGGATTGCGCTCGATCAGGTCGTGGCGTTGGGCGACGGCGCGAATGACTTGCCGATGCTGGCGCGCGCGGGGCTCGGCATTGCGTTTCATGCGCATGAGCGAGTACGGAGGCAGGCGGCGCATGGGATTTCGGCGCGGCATGGGCTCGATACGATTCTCTACCTGCTCGGTATTTCGGATAAAGATCTCGCGGGCCTGAAAATTTGA
- a CDS encoding class I SAM-dependent methyltransferase, with product MERQEKVITSYARMASVYDRRFRGYIARTISTALEMLQLTGTERILDVACGTGELERRILEVHPQQPIWGIDLTEEMLVAAREKLGEVPNIQWERADSRYLPFPDAHFDIVVTLSAFHYMREPQRVVNEFARVVRPGGRVVVLDWCRDFLFAQLYHLMRKVFFPQHYRVYHLAEMQQLMRDAGLTPADYRQFTVLGMWKMMCVEGKKAAGC from the coding sequence GTGGAACGTCAGGAAAAAGTGATCACGTCGTACGCACGCATGGCGTCGGTCTATGATCGGCGTTTTCGCGGCTATATCGCGCGCACCATCTCGACTGCGCTGGAGATGCTGCAGCTTACCGGGACCGAACGCATTCTTGATGTCGCGTGCGGTACCGGCGAATTGGAACGGCGCATTCTGGAAGTCCATCCGCAACAACCGATTTGGGGAATCGATCTCACCGAAGAGATGCTCGTTGCGGCACGGGAAAAATTGGGTGAGGTGCCGAATATTCAGTGGGAACGGGCGGACAGTCGCTACTTGCCGTTCCCGGATGCGCATTTCGATATTGTCGTCACGTTGAGCGCGTTTCATTACATGCGGGAGCCGCAGCGCGTGGTGAACGAATTCGCACGTGTAGTGCGACCGGGCGGGCGGGTCGTGGTCCTCGATTGGTGTCGCGACTTCCTCTTTGCGCAACTCTATCACCTGATGCGGAAGGTCTTCTTCCCGCAACATTATCGCGTCTATCATCTGGCCGAAATGCAACAACTGATGCGCGACGCCGGCCTGACGCCAGCGGACTATCGGCAGTTTACGGTGTTGGGGATGTGGAAGATGATGTGTGTCGAGGGGAAGAAAGCGGCGGGCTGTTGA
- a CDS encoding sulfite exporter TauE/SafE family protein: MHLISFIAIGIIAGIAGGFFGIGGAIILIPLLTGLFHFSQHLAQGTTLVALLFPIGLLAAMKYWQQGHVHWSAAIGIAIGFFFGGYGGATLAHYVHGPTLRRAFGALLVAMGLKILLGK; this comes from the coding sequence ATGCACCTCATCAGTTTCATTGCGATCGGCATCATCGCCGGCATCGCCGGCGGCTTCTTCGGCATCGGCGGCGCGATCATCCTGATCCCGCTGCTGACCGGATTGTTTCACTTCTCTCAACACCTCGCCCAGGGCACCACGCTCGTCGCACTGCTATTTCCAATCGGGCTGCTCGCCGCGATGAAATATTGGCAACAAGGTCACGTCCATTGGTCGGCCGCGATCGGCATCGCAATCGGCTTCTTCTTCGGCGGCTACGGCGGCGCCACACTCGCCCACTACGTCCACGGCCCCACCCTCCGCCGCGCCTTCGGCGCCCTCTTGGTGGCGATGGGGTTGAAAATTTTATTGGGGAAATGA
- a CDS encoding amino acid permease, which translates to MNDADPNQPSQLHRATTAVVVTTAMLTFISHWRAAAIVLCDLSSSAYYACGIAEEMVGKAAPWFVLGIMLCSMPVRWVFMESSTMFVRGGVYRVVKAAMGKTTAKIAVAALLFDFVLTGPISAVSAGQYLVHFLNETARHTGYGYIQLPEWGVMVVGTLIIMYFWRKNVIGVEESSGKALRIVQLTAVMVVLLLGWSIVTYLLHPVPLPPFTPVMHDKALGWLQGISWVRTIGVVGVVIALGHSVLAMSGEETLAQIYREIAAPKVANLRKAAYGIFIFSFLLTGVISLFAVILIPDEIRPQYRDNLLSGLAMHLAAPSFIKLGIQAFVVLVGVLLLAGAVNTALVGANGIMGRLAEDGILPGWVRVLHRRFGTTSRIVHIFALLQIGIVFASRGDVVLIGEAYAFGVLWSMTSIALATLVLRWRDHSPRDFRAPFNFTFGRVHMPIGLALTFLYLFLLSAANLLTKTTATKFGILFTGLFFLTFQLTERYNRRKTKLAGDHLEQVNLSFEPTATAETCGLTHEYRILVGVRDPNNLTHLRRTLERIDPKQTDLVVMAVRKTPAPGKEAEALPTDEQLLITNVVAAAEKYGVHVTPLIVPASDPVYAIAKAAYDLGAAEIVVGRSGKTRPEIQLEKLALAWGYVSAARPRHLLLRVIWPQQELRFELG; encoded by the coding sequence GTGAACGACGCCGACCCCAACCAACCGTCCCAGCTCCACCGCGCAACCACGGCCGTCGTCGTCACGACCGCAATGCTGACGTTCATCTCCCACTGGCGCGCCGCCGCGATCGTCCTCTGCGACCTCTCCTCGTCCGCGTACTACGCCTGCGGGATCGCCGAAGAGATGGTCGGCAAGGCCGCGCCGTGGTTCGTCTTAGGCATCATGCTCTGCTCCATGCCGGTCCGTTGGGTCTTCATGGAATCGTCCACCATGTTCGTACGTGGCGGCGTGTATCGCGTGGTGAAGGCCGCGATGGGCAAGACCACGGCCAAGATCGCCGTAGCCGCATTACTGTTCGACTTCGTGCTGACGGGCCCGATCAGCGCCGTCTCGGCCGGACAATATCTCGTCCACTTCCTGAACGAAACGGCCCGCCATACCGGCTACGGCTACATCCAACTTCCGGAATGGGGCGTGATGGTCGTCGGGACATTGATCATCATGTATTTCTGGCGCAAGAATGTGATCGGCGTCGAAGAGAGCAGCGGCAAGGCGTTGCGGATCGTGCAACTCACGGCCGTGATGGTCGTGCTGCTCCTGGGCTGGAGCATCGTCACGTATCTGCTGCATCCCGTACCGCTCCCGCCATTCACACCGGTGATGCACGACAAGGCCCTGGGCTGGCTGCAGGGCATTTCGTGGGTCCGCACGATCGGCGTCGTCGGTGTCGTGATCGCGCTCGGCCATTCGGTCCTCGCGATGAGCGGCGAGGAAACGCTGGCCCAAATCTATCGCGAGATCGCCGCGCCGAAAGTGGCGAATCTGCGGAAAGCGGCTTACGGCATCTTCATTTTCAGTTTTCTCCTCACCGGCGTCATTTCTCTCTTCGCTGTCATACTGATTCCGGATGAAATTCGCCCGCAATACCGGGACAACTTGCTGAGCGGCCTCGCGATGCATTTGGCCGCTCCGTCGTTCATCAAGTTAGGCATCCAGGCCTTTGTCGTGCTGGTCGGCGTGCTGCTGTTAGCCGGCGCGGTCAACACCGCATTGGTCGGCGCCAACGGGATCATGGGGCGACTCGCCGAAGACGGCATTCTGCCCGGCTGGGTCCGCGTGCTGCATCGTCGATTCGGCACCACATCGCGGATCGTCCATATTTTTGCGTTGTTGCAGATCGGCATCGTCTTCGCCTCGCGCGGCGATGTCGTCCTGATTGGCGAGGCCTACGCGTTCGGCGTGCTATGGAGCATGACCTCGATCGCGCTCGCCACGCTGGTGCTGCGCTGGCGCGATCACTCGCCGCGCGACTTTCGTGCGCCGTTCAACTTCACGTTCGGCCGCGTACATATGCCCATCGGGTTGGCACTGACCTTCCTGTACCTCTTCCTCCTCTCCGCCGCCAATCTGCTCACCAAAACCACGGCCACCAAGTTCGGCATCCTCTTCACTGGCCTCTTCTTCCTGACGTTCCAACTCACGGAACGTTACAATCGTCGCAAGACCAAACTCGCCGGCGATCACTTGGAACAAGTCAACCTGAGTTTCGAACCAACCGCGACGGCCGAGACGTGTGGACTCACGCATGAGTATCGCATCTTGGTCGGCGTCCGCGACCCGAACAACCTCACGCATTTGCGCCGCACCTTGGAACGGATCGATCCGAAACAAACAGACTTGGTCGTGATGGCGGTGCGCAAGACGCCGGCACCGGGCAAAGAAGCGGAAGCGCTTCCCACCGACGAGCAGCTGCTCATTACCAACGTCGTCGCCGCGGCGGAGAAATACGGCGTCCACGTCACACCGTTGATCGTACCCGCCAGCGATCCCGTGTACGCGATTGCCAAAGCGGCCTACGATCTCGGCGCCGCGGAAATCGTGGTCGGACGATCCGGCAAGACCCGGCCGGAGATCCAACTCGAAAAACTCGCGCTCGCGTGGGGCTACGTCTCCGCCGCGCGTCCGCGCCACCTGTTACTGCGCGTCATTTGGCCGCAACAGGAATTGCGGTTTGAATTAGGATAA
- a CDS encoding PTS sugar transporter subunit IIA: MLLCHCLTPNLILCPMTGETKAKVLTTLAEHLTTAHDLKSSKKVLDAIMARERVGSTFLPIGVAVPHARYEGIEDVKMVLGVHPSGILEEFDGQPTRVHVVTLFLSPLAEADFGRHLKLLAWISTIFHTRDRVAEVASAPNPQSVFALLQRYEREAHEVQNCALREDSLHPPRP; the protein is encoded by the coding sequence ATGCTGCTGTGTCACTGTCTGACTCCGAACCTCATCCTGTGCCCGATGACCGGCGAGACGAAGGCCAAAGTGTTAACCACGCTCGCGGAACACCTGACCACGGCGCACGACTTGAAGTCGTCGAAGAAAGTCCTCGATGCAATTATGGCACGGGAACGCGTCGGCTCCACGTTTCTCCCGATCGGCGTCGCGGTGCCGCACGCGCGCTATGAAGGGATTGAAGACGTCAAGATGGTCCTGGGCGTCCACCCATCCGGGATCCTGGAAGAGTTCGACGGACAACCGACTCGGGTCCACGTCGTGACCCTCTTTCTCTCGCCATTGGCAGAAGCGGATTTCGGTCGCCACCTGAAACTGCTGGCCTGGATCTCGACCATTTTCCACACGCGGGACCGCGTCGCCGAAGTGGCGAGCGCTCCCAATCCGCAGTCGGTCTTCGCGCTGCTGCAACGCTACGAACGCGAGGCACACGAAGTCCAAAATTGCGCGTTGCGCGAAGATTCGCTGCATCCCCCACGCCCGTGA